Proteins encoded in a region of the Cytobacillus pseudoceanisediminis genome:
- a CDS encoding YqhV family protein: MFIFLDKAILGMAILRLISGSIEIFVALLIIKMNDIEKALVVNSSLALIGPPVLLLTTVIGLTGMADKVSLSKILWVLCGVGCILYGVKGN, translated from the coding sequence ATGTTTATTTTTCTTGATAAGGCGATTCTTGGGATGGCGATTCTGCGGCTTATTTCTGGAAGCATTGAAATTTTTGTTGCACTATTGATTATAAAAATGAATGATATCGAAAAAGCGCTGGTTGTGAATAGTTCACTTGCCCTGATTGGACCGCCTGTGCTTCTCTTGACGACAGTGATCGGATTAACTGGAATGGCAGATAAAGTTTCACTAAGCAAGATATTATGGGTGCTTTGCGGAGTCGGCTGCATTCTTTATGGGGTAAAAGGCAACTAA
- a CDS encoding class I SAM-dependent methyltransferase, producing the protein MDKAILHIDDLLEMLDGLLREPTAFWEKFYEDRDKEVPFFIAKGPDENLYEYVQNGLRPGKILEIGCGPGRNAIFLAKNGAQVDAIDFSKKAIKWAAEREKEAQADINFKCVSFFDFHFEPHTYDFIYDSGMFHHLPPHRRLTYLEIIKAALKPGGKFGLVCFNTDGALPTPDREVYRSGSLKGGIGYTEERLKAIFHNDFHFMEIRKMKKILQPSNLFGEDFLWACLMRLK; encoded by the coding sequence ATGGATAAAGCGATTTTACATATCGACGATTTACTGGAAATGCTGGATGGATTGTTAAGAGAACCAACAGCCTTCTGGGAAAAATTTTATGAAGACCGGGACAAAGAGGTTCCATTTTTCATAGCGAAGGGGCCGGATGAAAACCTGTATGAGTATGTTCAAAATGGATTGAGGCCTGGAAAAATCCTTGAGATTGGCTGCGGTCCAGGGAGGAATGCCATTTTTCTGGCGAAGAATGGAGCCCAAGTGGATGCCATTGATTTTTCCAAAAAGGCGATCAAATGGGCCGCTGAAAGAGAAAAAGAAGCACAAGCCGATATAAATTTTAAATGTGTATCTTTTTTTGACTTCCATTTTGAACCTCACACCTATGATTTTATTTATGACAGCGGCATGTTTCATCATCTTCCCCCGCATAGAAGGCTGACATATTTGGAAATAATCAAAGCTGCACTGAAGCCGGGCGGAAAGTTCGGACTTGTTTGCTTTAATACTGATGGCGCGCTTCCTACTCCGGACAGGGAGGTATATCGCAGCGGCAGCTTAAAGGGAGGCATCGGGTATACGGAAGAACGCTTGAAAGCGATCTTTCACAATGACTTTCATTTCATGGAGATTAGAAAAATGAAAAAGATTCTGCAGCCTAGTAATCTATTTGGAGAAGATTTTTTATGGGCCTGCTTAATGAGGCTAAAATAG